A genomic segment from Mus caroli chromosome 17, CAROLI_EIJ_v1.1, whole genome shotgun sequence encodes:
- the Gpsm3 gene encoding G-protein-signaling modulator 3, with product MEAERPQEEDGEQSLPQDDQGWPPVNATARPWRSAPPSPPPPGTRHTALGPRSGSLLSLQTELLLDLVAEAQSRRLEEQRATFHTPEAPPNLASAPTPPRLLEDKEQLYSTILSHQCQRIEAQRSDPPLPPGGQELLELLLRVQGGGRMEEQRSRPPTHTC from the exons ATGGAGGCTGAAAGACCCCAGGAAGAAGATGGTGAACAG AGTCTCCCGCAGGATGATCAGGGCTGGCCCCCTGTGAATGCCACCGCTCGGCCTTGGAGAtctgctcctccctctcctcctcctcctggaacCCGACACACAG CCCTAGGGCCCCGTTCTGGCTCCCTGCTCTCCCTGCAGACTGAGCTCCTTCTGGACCTAGTGGCCGAAGCCCAGTCCCGCCGCCTAGAGGAACAGAGGGCCACCTTCCACACCCCCGAGGCCCCACCAAACCTAGCCTCAGCCCCAACCCCACCCCGGCTTCTTGAAGACAAAGAACAGCTCTACAGCaccatccttagtcaccag TGCCAGCGGATTGAAGCCCAACGGTCTGACCCGCCCCTTCCCCCCGGGGGGCAAGAGCTTCTGGAGTTGCTGCTGAGAGTTCAGGGTGGAGGTCGAATGGAGGAGCAACGATCCCGGCCTCCTACACACACCTGCTGA
- the Pbx2 gene encoding pre-B-cell leukemia transcription factor 2: MDERLLGPPPPGGGRGGLGLVGAEPGGPGEPPGGGDPGGGSGGVPGGRGKQDIGDILQQIMTITDQSLDEAQAKKHALNCHRMKPALFSVLCEIKEKTGLSIRSSQEEEPVDPQLMRLDNMLLAEGVAGPEKGGGSAAAAAAAAASGGGVSPDNSIEHSDYRSKLAQIRHIYHSELEKYEQACNEFTTHVMNLLREQSRTRPVAPKEMERMVSIIHRKFSAIQMQLKQSTCEAVMILRSRFLDARRKRRNFSKQATEVLNEYFYSHLSNPYPSEEAKEELAKKCGITVSQVSNWFGNKRIRYKKNIGKFQEEANIYAVKTAVSVAQGGHSRTSSPTPPSSAGSGGSFNLSGSGDMFLGMPGLNGDSYPASQVESLRHSMGPGSYGDNIGGGQIYSPREIRANGGWQEAVTPSSVTSPTEGPGSVHSDTSN; the protein is encoded by the exons atgGACGAGCGGCTGCTGGGGCCGCCTCCTCCGGGCGGGGGCCGTGGGGGTCTGGGGCTGGTAGGTGCGGAGCCCGGGGGCCCTGGCGAGCCTCCCGGTGGCGGAGACCCCggtgggggaagtgggggggtcCCGGGAGGCCGAGGGAAGCAAGACATCGGGGACATTCTGCAACAGATAATGACCATCACGGACCAGAGCCTGGACGAGGCCCAGGCCAA GAAACACGCCCTAAACTGTCACCGAATGAAACCTGCCCTGTTTAGTGTTCTGTGTGAAATCAAGGAGAAAACTG GCCTTAGCATTCGGAGCTCCCAAGAGGAGGAGCCCGTGGACCCACAGCTGATGCGCCTGGACAACATGCTTCTGGCAGAAGGTGTGGCTGGACCCGAGAAAGGGGGCGGCTCcgcagcagctgctgcagccgCCGCAGCCTCTGGTGGTGGCGTATCCCCGGACAACTCCATCGAACACTCAGACTATCGCAGCAAGCTTGCCCAGATCCGCCACATCTACCACTCAGAACTGGAGAAGTATGAGCAG GCATGCAATGAGTTTACAACTCACGTCATGAACCTGCTGAGGGAGCAGAGCCGCACGCGCCCGGTCGCCCCCAAGGAGATGGAACGCATGGTTAGCATCATCCATCGAAAGTTCAGCGCCATTCAGATGCAGCTGAAGCAAAGCACCTGTGAGGCCGTCATGATCCTGCGCTCTCGCTTCCTGGATGCCAG ACGGAAACGCCGGAACTTCAGCAAACAGGCCACTGAGGTCCTGAATGAATATTTCTACTCCCACCTGAGCAACCCTTATCCTAGTGAGGAGGCCAAAGAGGAGCTTGCCAAGAAGTGTGGCATCACCGTCTCTCAG GTTTCCAACTGGTTCGGTAACAAGCGAATCCGCTACAAGAAGAATATTGGGAAGTTCCAAGAGGAGGCGAACATCTATGCTGTGAAGACAGCCGTGTCAGTTGCCCAAGGGGGCCACAGCCGCACCAGCTCTCCAACGCCCCCTTCCTCCGCAG GCTCTGGCGGCTCTTTCAATCTCTCAGGATCCGGAGACATGTTTCTGGGGATGCCCGGGCTCAATGGAGATTCCTACCCTGCTTCCCAG GTGGAATCACTCCGACACTCGATGGGGCCAGGGAGCTACGGGGATAACATTGGGGGAGGTCAGATATACAGTCCTCGAGAAATTCGG GCCAATGGTGGCTGGCAGGAGGCTGTGACCCCGTCCTCGGTGACCTCCCCAACAGAGGGACCAGGAAGTGTTCACTCTGACACCTCCAACTGA
- the Ager gene encoding advanced glycosylation end product-specific receptor isoform X1, which translates to MPAGTAAGAWVLVLALWGAVAGGQNITARIGEPLVLSCKGAPKKPPQQLEWKLNTGRTEAWKVLSPQGGPWDSVARILPNGSLLLPATGIVDEGTFRCRATNRRGKEVKSNYRVRVYQIPGKPEIVDPASELTASVPNKVGTCVSEGSYPAGTLSWHLDGKLLVPDGKETLVKEETRRHPETGLFTLRSELTVIPTQGGTTHPTFSCSFNLGLPRRRPLNTAPIQLQIREPGPPEGIQLLVEPEGGIVAPGGTVTLTCAISAQPPPQVHWIKDGAPLPLAPSPVLLLPEVGHADEGTYSCVATHPSHGPQESPPVSIRVTETSDEGPAEGSVGESGLGTLALALGILGGLGVVALLVGAILWRKRQPRREERKAPESQEDEEERAELNQSEEAETPENGAGGP; encoded by the exons ATGCCAGCGGGAACAGCAGCTGGAGCCTGGGTGCTGGTTCTTGCTCTATGGG GAGCCGTAGCTGGTGGTCAGAACATCACAGCCCGGATTGGAGAGCCACTTGTGCTAAGCTGTAAGGGGGCCCCTAAGAAGCCGCCCCAGCAACTAGAATGGAAACTG AACACAGGAAGAACTGAAGCTTGGAAGGTCCTCTCTCCCCAGGGAGGCCCCTGGGACAGCGTGGCTCGAATCCTCCCCAATGgttccctcctccttccagccACTGGCATCGTTGATGAGGGGACTTTCCGGTGTCGGGCAACTAACAGGCGAGGGAAGGAGGTCAAGTCCAACTACCGAGTCCGAGTCTACC AGATTCCTGGGAAGCCAGAAATTGTGGATCCTGCCTCTGAACTCACAGCCAGTGTCCCTAATAAG GTGGGGACATGTGTGTCTGAGGGAAGCTACCCTGCAGGGACCCTTAGCTGGCACTTAGACGGGAAACTTCTGGTTCCCGATGGCAAAG AAACACTCGTGAAGGAAGAGACCAGGAGACACCCCGAGACGGGACTCTTTACACTGCGGTCAGAGCTGACAGTGATCCCCACCCAAGGAGGAACCACCCATCCTACCTTCTCCTGCAGTTTCAACCTGGGCCTTCCCCGGCGCAGACCCCTGAACACAGCCCCCATCCAACTCCAAATCAGGG AGCCTGGGCCTCCAGAGGGCATTCAGCTGTTGGTTGAGCCTGAAGGTGGAATAGTCGCTCCTGGTGGGACTGTGACCCTGACCTGTGCCATCTCTGCCCAGCCCCCTCCTCAGGTCCACTGGATAAAGGAT GGTGCACCCTTGCCCCTGGCCCCCAGCCCTGTGCTGCTCCTCCCTGAGGTGGGGCATGCGGATGAGGGCACCTACAGCTGCGTGGCCACCCACCCTAGCCACGGACCTCAGGAAAGCCCTCCTGTCAGCATCAGGGTCACAG AAACCAGCGATGAGGGGCCAGCTGAAG GCTCTGTGGGTGAGTCTGGGCTGGGTACGCTAGCCCTGGCCTTGGGGATCCTGGGAGGCCTGGGAGTAGTAGCCCTGCTCGTCGGGGCTATCCTGTGGCGAAAACGACAACCCAGGCGTGAGGAGAG GAAGGCCCCAGAAAgccaggaggatgaggaggaacgTGCAGAGCTGAATCAGTCAGAGGAAGCGGAGACGCCAGAGAATGGTGCCGGGGGACCGTAA
- the Ager gene encoding advanced glycosylation end product-specific receptor isoform X2, protein METATGIVDEGTFRCRATNRRGKEVKSNYRVRVYQIPGKPEIVDPASELTASVPNKVGTCVSEGSYPAGTLSWHLDGKLLVPDGKETLVKEETRRHPETGLFTLRSELTVIPTQGGTTHPTFSCSFNLGLPRRRPLNTAPIQLQIREPGPPEGIQLLVEPEGGIVAPGGTVTLTCAISAQPPPQVHWIKDGAPLPLAPSPVLLLPEVGHADEGTYSCVATHPSHGPQESPPVSIRVTGSVGESGLGTLALALGILGGLGVVALLVGAILWRKRQPRREERKAPESQEDEEERAELNQSEEAETPENGAGGP, encoded by the exons ATGGAAACTG ccACTGGCATCGTTGATGAGGGGACTTTCCGGTGTCGGGCAACTAACAGGCGAGGGAAGGAGGTCAAGTCCAACTACCGAGTCCGAGTCTACC AGATTCCTGGGAAGCCAGAAATTGTGGATCCTGCCTCTGAACTCACAGCCAGTGTCCCTAATAAG GTGGGGACATGTGTGTCTGAGGGAAGCTACCCTGCAGGGACCCTTAGCTGGCACTTAGACGGGAAACTTCTGGTTCCCGATGGCAAAG AAACACTCGTGAAGGAAGAGACCAGGAGACACCCCGAGACGGGACTCTTTACACTGCGGTCAGAGCTGACAGTGATCCCCACCCAAGGAGGAACCACCCATCCTACCTTCTCCTGCAGTTTCAACCTGGGCCTTCCCCGGCGCAGACCCCTGAACACAGCCCCCATCCAACTCCAAATCAGGG AGCCTGGGCCTCCAGAGGGCATTCAGCTGTTGGTTGAGCCTGAAGGTGGAATAGTCGCTCCTGGTGGGACTGTGACCCTGACCTGTGCCATCTCTGCCCAGCCCCCTCCTCAGGTCCACTGGATAAAGGAT GGTGCACCCTTGCCCCTGGCCCCCAGCCCTGTGCTGCTCCTCCCTGAGGTGGGGCATGCGGATGAGGGCACCTACAGCTGCGTGGCCACCCACCCTAGCCACGGACCTCAGGAAAGCCCTCCTGTCAGCATCAGGGTCACAG GCTCTGTGGGTGAGTCTGGGCTGGGTACGCTAGCCCTGGCCTTGGGGATCCTGGGAGGCCTGGGAGTAGTAGCCCTGCTCGTCGGGGCTATCCTGTGGCGAAAACGACAACCCAGGCGTGAGGAGAG GAAGGCCCCAGAAAgccaggaggatgaggaggaacgTGCAGAGCTGAATCAGTCAGAGGAAGCGGAGACGCCAGAGAATGGTGCCGGGGGACCGTAA
- the Ager gene encoding advanced glycosylation end product-specific receptor isoform X3 produces the protein MPAGTAAGAWVLVLALWGAVAGGQNITARIGEPLVLSCKGAPKKPPQQLEWKLNTGRTEAWKVLSPQGGPWDSVARILPNGSLLLPATGIVDEGTFRCRATNRRGKEVKSNYRVRVYQIPGKPEIVDPASELTASVPNKVGTCVSEGSYPAGTLSWHLDGKLLVPDGKETLVKEETRRHPETGLFTLRSELTVIPTQGGTTHPTFSCSFNLGLPRRRPLNTAPIQLQIREPGPPEGIQLLVEPEGGIVAPGGTVTLTCAISAQPPPQVHWIKDGAPLPLAPSPVKALLSASGSQKPAMRGQLKALWVSLGWVR, from the exons ATGCCAGCGGGAACAGCAGCTGGAGCCTGGGTGCTGGTTCTTGCTCTATGGG GAGCCGTAGCTGGTGGTCAGAACATCACAGCCCGGATTGGAGAGCCACTTGTGCTAAGCTGTAAGGGGGCCCCTAAGAAGCCGCCCCAGCAACTAGAATGGAAACTG AACACAGGAAGAACTGAAGCTTGGAAGGTCCTCTCTCCCCAGGGAGGCCCCTGGGACAGCGTGGCTCGAATCCTCCCCAATGgttccctcctccttccagccACTGGCATCGTTGATGAGGGGACTTTCCGGTGTCGGGCAACTAACAGGCGAGGGAAGGAGGTCAAGTCCAACTACCGAGTCCGAGTCTACC AGATTCCTGGGAAGCCAGAAATTGTGGATCCTGCCTCTGAACTCACAGCCAGTGTCCCTAATAAG GTGGGGACATGTGTGTCTGAGGGAAGCTACCCTGCAGGGACCCTTAGCTGGCACTTAGACGGGAAACTTCTGGTTCCCGATGGCAAAG AAACACTCGTGAAGGAAGAGACCAGGAGACACCCCGAGACGGGACTCTTTACACTGCGGTCAGAGCTGACAGTGATCCCCACCCAAGGAGGAACCACCCATCCTACCTTCTCCTGCAGTTTCAACCTGGGCCTTCCCCGGCGCAGACCCCTGAACACAGCCCCCATCCAACTCCAAATCAGGG AGCCTGGGCCTCCAGAGGGCATTCAGCTGTTGGTTGAGCCTGAAGGTGGAATAGTCGCTCCTGGTGGGACTGTGACCCTGACCTGTGCCATCTCTGCCCAGCCCCCTCCTCAGGTCCACTGGATAAAGGAT GGTGCACCCTTGCCCCTGGCCCCCAGCCCTGT GAAAGCCCTCCTGTCAGCATCAGGGTCACAG AAACCAGCGATGAGGGGCCAGCTGAAG GCTCTGTGGGTGAGTCTGGGCTGGGTACGCTAG